Proteins encoded together in one Onychomys torridus chromosome 1, mOncTor1.1, whole genome shotgun sequence window:
- the LOC118588604 gene encoding putative uncharacterized protein ZNRD1-AS1, which produces MSFDLRFAKADAYYYQQHQEMIKEAWNYIPDSEWDINPEEEKKSRRKIPDSEKKWDYLVCEREINHIEKHIHRAERARGLRDDKYRLLPERIPSETLCLKPLIQEDEKSKNIQKTCKAVPQKPKVAWAKEQMKRHKDRMIRARELTEQKNDQKKTQKFTSHGHPLFKSRVKKEEKKEFEQITAYPIFQPSQEKLIEVTILMEKSKVDKVQKPLQRELLSMPPFLKSQLEKKKLKLFP; this is translated from the coding sequence ATGTCTTTTGATTTACGGTTTGCTAAAGCAGATGCCTACTACTATCAACAACATCAAGAAATGATCAAAGAAGCATGGAATTATATACCAGATTCAGAATGGGACATTAAcccagaggaagagaagaagtcaAGAAGAAAAATACCAGACAGTGAAAAAAAATGGGACTATCTAGTATGTGAGAGAGAAATAAATCACATagaaaaacacatacacagagctgAGCGTGCTAGAGGCCTCAGAGATGACAAATACAGACTACTTCCTGAGAGAATCCCAAGTGAAACACTTTGCCTAAAACCATTAATACAAGAAGATGAAAAGAGTAAAAATATCCAGAAAACATGCAAAGCTGTACCCCAAAAGCCCAAAGTAGCATGGGCAAAGGAGCAGATGAAGCGACATAAAGACCGAATGATTCGAGCAAGAGAACTCACCGAACAGAAGAATGATCAAAAGAAGACTCAAAAATTCACCAGCCACGGTCATCCTCTCTTCAAATCACGagtgaagaaggaggaaaagaaagagtttGAACAGATCACAGCTTATCCTATCTTCCAGCCTTCCCAGGAAAAACTTATAGAGGTGACTATTCTGATGGAAAAGTCGAAAGTGGATAAAGTGCAAAAACCACTCCAAAGAGAGCTCTTGAGTATGCCACCATTTTTGAAAAgtcaactagaaaaaaaaaagcttaaattatttccttga